The genome window TACCAGGATAAATTCTTCATGACGCGCTTTGAGGACGAAGAGTGGGGCATCCACAGCGCGCCCAAAAAACTGAGCCTTTTTGAGGCTTCGTGGGGCGCTTTTGGCATCCAGATCTGTTACGATGTGGAATTTGGTCTGGGTTCGCAGTTGCTGAGTGCGGCGGGGGCTTCGCTCATTCTGGCGCCAAGCTGCACGGAAACCATTCGGGGTGCCACGCGTGTTCACGTCGGCGCTCGGGCCCGGGCGCTGGAAAATCAGGCTTTTTCGGTTGTTTCTCAAACGGTTGGGAACGCTCTCTGGTCGCCAGCGGTTGATGTTAACTACGGATTTGCGGCTTTTTACAGCACACCGGATAAAGGACTACCAGAAGAAGGAATTCTTAAAACCATGCATCCGCAGCAGCCCGGGTGGCTCTTCGAAAGCCTTGATTTTGCACTGATTGAGGCCGTTCGGGCCGATGGCCAGGTGTTTAATTTCAAGGATCATCAGCGGTTGCAGACGGCTTTTTTGACCGATCAGGTTGATATAACGAAAATAACTCTTTAACAATACCCTTAACTAATTATGCAATACCGCACCTTTGGCCGCACAGGCTGGCAAGTAAGTGAAATTGGCTACGGCATGTGGGGCCTGGCTGGCTGGACCGGTTCTGAACGGCAGGAAGTTGATCAGGCCCTCGACCGCTCGGTCGAACTGGGTTGTAATTTCTACGATACGGCCTGGGCCTATGCCGAAGGCCTCAGCGAACAAATTCTGGCTGGTTTGCTGAAACGCTACAGCGACAAGCGCCTGTACGTAGCTACCAAAATTCCACCTAAAAACCGGAAGTGGCCTTCCAAGCCCGACTATGCGCTTAAAGACGTTTTCCCGGCTGACTACATCGTGGAATACACCGAAAAGAGCCTGAAAAACCTGGGTACTGAAACCATCGATTTGCAGCAGTTTCACGTTTGGGAAGATAGCTGGTCGGAGCAGGATGAGTGGAAAGAAGC of Tellurirhabdus bombi contains these proteins:
- a CDS encoding carbon-nitrogen hydrolase family protein; amino-acid sequence: MNVTIAAAQYPITEHSSFDSWRRHTERWVAEAAQQNAQLLLFPEYGAMELVSIFPKEIRENIRQQVIELENVRADFCTVFSDLAQQHQVVIVAPSLPVVEKGQVHNRAYVFSPKGLVGYQDKFFMTRFEDEEWGIHSAPKKLSLFEASWGAFGIQICYDVEFGLGSQLLSAAGASLILAPSCTETIRGATRVHVGARARALENQAFSVVSQTVGNALWSPAVDVNYGFAAFYSTPDKGLPEEGILKTMHPQQPGWLFESLDFALIEAVRADGQVFNFKDHQRLQTAFLTDQVDITKITL